One part of the Humulus lupulus chromosome 9, drHumLupu1.1, whole genome shotgun sequence genome encodes these proteins:
- the LOC133802611 gene encoding protein PLASTID TRANSCRIPTIONALLY ACTIVE 12, chloroplastic isoform X2 — translation MASTSAAWLYQDKGLRCTVSADGYIARNPCFKLQTSFLSSQTFQVRIGLTGSLKRVPALPSIKCEKKDENYKKDENYKKVSVERPPYYSYLDSTSGELEPASGARASIPEQDYWPEGTASRVRAANAPEPTGKSVGSPSFGKSPGSRRKKHSTSVAAHESSEVIVDSTDLVESETSEDAMDDPKEKSEFVEYQIEPDKDEKTGYELDKKLGRPHAFIDPKVKKPIGESLTSEELWWNWRKPDKEQWSRWQRRRPDVETVFLKAMAETGQVKLYGDHPTLTETALYRARRHLFKEERLQVERERLSRDGPIAFYSEWVKAWKKDTSREAIQKHYEETGEDEIAQLIQMFCHQTDREYRIMMGTDIRIPRDPLAMRMREDQIKQIWGGDPVYPTVNYIQEPDKVVDYRGPDFHEPTPNMLDFLKEHGKIISREELEKLLAKDKTEEVQVPEIEEAMAQAVDIGENEDEDSEAEEVEVEVVDDGKIARNWSISKTTPGKSKGKSKSKPKNNGGMSLDEAVEDSENLTDFLLDFEEEE, via the exons ATGGCATCTACATCAGCAGCTTGGCTGTACCAAG ATAAAGGGTTGAGGTGTACAGTCTCTGCAGATGGCTATATTGCTAGGAACCCATGTTTCAAGTTGCag ACATCATTTTTAAGTTCTCAAACATTTCAAGTCAGAATTGGTTTAACTGGTTCGTTGAAGAGAGTACCTGCACTGCCTTCGATCAAGTGTGAGAAGAAAGACGAAAACTATAAGAAAGATGAAAACTATAAGAAAGTGTCTGTTGAGCGTCCACCGTACTACAGTTATTTAGACTCAACATCTGGGGAGCTTGAACCAGCATCTGGTGCTCGTGCCAGCATTCCGGAGCAGGATTATTGGCCAGAAGGCACTGCTAGTCGAGTAAGGGCTGCCAATGCTCCTGAGCCTACTGGAAAATCTGTTGGATCTCCATCATTCGGAAAAAGTCCTGGAAGTAGGAGGAAGAAGCATTCAACATCAGTTGCTGCTCATGAATCCTCTGAAGTAATTGTAGACTCCACTGATTTAGTAGAATCTGAGACTTCAGAGGATGCCATGGACGACCCAAAAGAGAAATCTGAATTTGTTGAGTATCAGATTGAGCCTGATAAGGACGAAAAAACTGGATATGAGCTTGACAAAAAATTGGGACGTCCTCATGCCTTTATTGATCCTAAAGTGAAAAAACCAATTGGGGAGTCACTCACAAGTGAAGAACTCTGGTGGAACTGGAGAAAGCCAGACAAGGAACAGTGGTCTAGGTGGCAAAGGAGACGACCTGATGTTGAAACG GTTTTTCTCAAAGCAATGGCAGAGACTGGGCAGGTAAAGCTTTATGGTGACCATCCAACATTGACTGAAACAGCTCTTTACAGAGCTAGGCGACACCTTTTTAAGGAAGAAAG gCTTCAAGTAGAACGAGAGAGGCTCAGTAGAGATGGTCCAATAGCATTCTATTCAGAATGGGTTAAAGCTTGGAAGAAGGACACTTCAAGGGAGGCTATTCAGAAGCATTATGAAGAAACTGGTGAAGATGAAATAGCACAACTAATACAAATGTTTTGTCATCAAACAGATCGAGAGTATCGCATAATGATGGGAACTGATATCCGCATACCCAGGGATCCTTTAGCCATGCGAATGCGCGAGGATCAAATAAAGCAAA TATGGGGTGGTGATCCAGTTTATCCAACTGTGAACTATATTCAAGAACCAGATAAAGTGGTTGATTATAGGGGCCCAGATTTTCATGAACCAACACCTAACATGCTCGATTTTCTTAAGGAG CATGGAAAAATCATATCCAGGGAAGAGCTTGAAAAACTTCTAGCAAAAGATAAGACTGAAGAAGTTCAG GTACCAGAAATAGAAGAAGCTATGGCACAGGCTGTTGACATTGGTGAAAATGAG GATGAGGATAGTGAGGCTGAGGAGGTTGAGGTTGAGGTTGTAGATGATGGGAAAATTGCACGCAATTGGAGCATTTCGAAAACAACTCCCGGCAAGTCAAAG
- the LOC133802611 gene encoding protein PLASTID TRANSCRIPTIONALLY ACTIVE 12, chloroplastic isoform X1 → MASTSAAWLYQDKGLRCTVSADGYIARNPCFKLQTSFLSSQTFQVRIGLTGSLKRVPALPSIKCEKKDENYKKDENYKKVSVERPPYYSYLDSTSGELEPASGARASIPEQDYWPEGTASRVRAANAPEPTGKSVGSPSFGKSPGSRRKKHSTSVAAHESSEVIVDSTDLVESETSEDAMDDPKEKSEFVEYQIEPDKDEKTGYELDKKLGRPHAFIDPKVKKPIGESLTSEELWWNWRKPDKEQWSRWQRRRPDVETVFLKAMAETGQVKLYGDHPTLTETALYRARRHLFKEERLQVERERLSRDGPIAFYSEWVKAWKKDTSREAIQKHYEETGEDEIAQLIQMFCHQTDREYRIMMGTDIRIPRDPLAMRMREDQIKQIWGGDPVYPTVNYIQEPDKVVDYRGPDFHEPTPNMLDFLKEHGKIISREELEKLLAKDKTEEVQQVPEIEEAMAQAVDIGENEDEDSEAEEVEVEVVDDGKIARNWSISKTTPGKSKGKSKSKPKNNGGMSLDEAVEDSENLTDFLLDFEEEE, encoded by the exons ATGGCATCTACATCAGCAGCTTGGCTGTACCAAG ATAAAGGGTTGAGGTGTACAGTCTCTGCAGATGGCTATATTGCTAGGAACCCATGTTTCAAGTTGCag ACATCATTTTTAAGTTCTCAAACATTTCAAGTCAGAATTGGTTTAACTGGTTCGTTGAAGAGAGTACCTGCACTGCCTTCGATCAAGTGTGAGAAGAAAGACGAAAACTATAAGAAAGATGAAAACTATAAGAAAGTGTCTGTTGAGCGTCCACCGTACTACAGTTATTTAGACTCAACATCTGGGGAGCTTGAACCAGCATCTGGTGCTCGTGCCAGCATTCCGGAGCAGGATTATTGGCCAGAAGGCACTGCTAGTCGAGTAAGGGCTGCCAATGCTCCTGAGCCTACTGGAAAATCTGTTGGATCTCCATCATTCGGAAAAAGTCCTGGAAGTAGGAGGAAGAAGCATTCAACATCAGTTGCTGCTCATGAATCCTCTGAAGTAATTGTAGACTCCACTGATTTAGTAGAATCTGAGACTTCAGAGGATGCCATGGACGACCCAAAAGAGAAATCTGAATTTGTTGAGTATCAGATTGAGCCTGATAAGGACGAAAAAACTGGATATGAGCTTGACAAAAAATTGGGACGTCCTCATGCCTTTATTGATCCTAAAGTGAAAAAACCAATTGGGGAGTCACTCACAAGTGAAGAACTCTGGTGGAACTGGAGAAAGCCAGACAAGGAACAGTGGTCTAGGTGGCAAAGGAGACGACCTGATGTTGAAACG GTTTTTCTCAAAGCAATGGCAGAGACTGGGCAGGTAAAGCTTTATGGTGACCATCCAACATTGACTGAAACAGCTCTTTACAGAGCTAGGCGACACCTTTTTAAGGAAGAAAG gCTTCAAGTAGAACGAGAGAGGCTCAGTAGAGATGGTCCAATAGCATTCTATTCAGAATGGGTTAAAGCTTGGAAGAAGGACACTTCAAGGGAGGCTATTCAGAAGCATTATGAAGAAACTGGTGAAGATGAAATAGCACAACTAATACAAATGTTTTGTCATCAAACAGATCGAGAGTATCGCATAATGATGGGAACTGATATCCGCATACCCAGGGATCCTTTAGCCATGCGAATGCGCGAGGATCAAATAAAGCAAA TATGGGGTGGTGATCCAGTTTATCCAACTGTGAACTATATTCAAGAACCAGATAAAGTGGTTGATTATAGGGGCCCAGATTTTCATGAACCAACACCTAACATGCTCGATTTTCTTAAGGAG CATGGAAAAATCATATCCAGGGAAGAGCTTGAAAAACTTCTAGCAAAAGATAAGACTGAAGAAGTTCAG CAGGTACCAGAAATAGAAGAAGCTATGGCACAGGCTGTTGACATTGGTGAAAATGAG GATGAGGATAGTGAGGCTGAGGAGGTTGAGGTTGAGGTTGTAGATGATGGGAAAATTGCACGCAATTGGAGCATTTCGAAAACAACTCCCGGCAAGTCAAAG